Genomic DNA from Theileria equi strain WA chromosome 4 map unlocalized gcontig_1105316255033, whole genome shotgun sequence:
ATTCTACTTGTTCTGTCttttttcttttccaaGTTCTGGAGTTTGGAATATCTGTATGTTTTTGTGGAGAGTACATGATGTAAATAGATGAGGAGTCTCTCTACCGCCTACCAAAGGTAGGATGAGAGTACTACATTAGTGATGAGTCTATCCATCTacaggatgaatgaatggtcATTCTAGTGTAAAATACTTCTGGCATTATTAACTAGGCTAAGAGTAGGATCGGGAGACTCTTTGGCCTACGATCATTATCCTCCCCAATATCAATCCATAGAAACTCATCAGATCTGCCGAACCCAGGGGTCAGAGTGATGTATATAGAACTTATAAAGCTTCCATGATACAAAAGTAGTTATACAGGAAGCTGTAAAAACACCAGCAAAGGCTCCAAGAATGTTCTCTATACCCCAATCAGTAAGACCTGAGGCTTCTTTAATTTGATCTTTAAGAGGTTCAAAAGCAGAAGCATCAGCAGTTTCTCCACTAGCAGCTTTAAGGGGAGCAACAAAACCTTCTTGGTTATCTTTTTCCTCAGCTTCCTGTTCTGGTCCTAGCTCTACAGGAGATTCCAGTTCTCCAAGAGCACCTTTCTCAGCACGTAGTTGTTCTGCTTGCGCTTCTTGTTGTTCAACAATCTCTTTGGTACATTTTTCCAAGCCATAACATCCAAGTTTATCTAGTTCTTCCGCAAGTTTTTTAAAGCCCTCATTATCCTTACAGTCAAGCCCCTTATTCTCTAAATCTCCTGGTGTTATGTTGTTGAGATTAGCAGGAGCATTTTCCCATGTATTACCACCAGTATTTTGCTTGTACCAACCTTTAACACTAGGCCTTGTCCCAGATGAGTCAACATATATTAGAACAGGGTTCCTACTATTATCGGAGTAGAATGCAGAGATACTTCTTACGTCAGGAATGGGAAACGTTAACTCAGAAGGCTTTATACGTTTCCTGGGACTATTAGTATTATTAGAATCATAATAATTGATAGCTGCGACCCTCACTCCACGACCAGAAGTATTAACAGTGTATTTGAATAATGGAATAGAGCCATGATGTTTCTCACAACGAATTGGCACACTCTCAACAGTGACCCTTCCGCCATCAGTAATGCTATGGTAACTACAACAGTACTTGTTTCTCTGCGAAGATTTATTCCTGGTAAGATCAATAGTGACTGCATTATGATGTTCACAGGTAAATTCATCGAGTTTCTCCTCAAGAAGCTTACCGGTGAGTTGAGTAGATTGAAAAGGATTGATTAGAAACCATACAGAACTACCAATACCTCTGGTATAATAAGAGTACTTATCACCATCTTGTACTACCTCAACTATGAGAGCCTTAGTAGGATTCCAGCCAGGACCATCGTCATTCTCATacttccagtaataagcagaGAGATTTTTAACATCCTTTGGGAGTTCAGAAACATCAACTTTTTCACCGTTATCATCTTTGATCTCTGCAAGTGTGAATTGTGTTCCTCCGCCAGAATCCTTATGAGtaaacttgaggaagtcAGAGTTGGGAGGGTAAGTGGTTTCTGTAACTTTAATGATAATCTGATCACTTCCGGTAGAAGctcctttatattctttagtATAAGGGTTTCCCTCAGGCTTTTCTGAGAGattaatggttactccaTCATTAGCCATTATTGATAAGGTATATAGACCATTATGCTCTGACCAAGTCCTTTAGGTTGATAAGGGGCTTCAAATCCAACTGTTTCAGGTTCTTTATTTTTAGCATAAATTCTTTAGGGTCCTCTAGCATTACAACTAGTATGACATACAGTAGAAGATCTAgcagtagattcttcagctttactAGTACTAACAGCAGGCCATTCATCTTTTAGTTCATCAGGTTTAGTAGTAGAGGAACCAAGAAAGTAGGATTATGAGATTCCTTAGAgtcttcctcagattcCCTGTCCTCTATTCACCATTCCTCCATTCTACCCATTAATTCTtccatggtagtactccattataccaactactcagtactcaagctagtatctagagtacCTCTGGAGGACCCATAGACACTcatctgtctaacccaaggatctctagaatttttatataaatgataacCTGCGAGACCAACTGCGCCActtccaccaaaaacacctgaagatattttaaagattgCCATTAATCCTAGAGGAGCAGCTCCAACAGATCTTGCAGGAGTAGGAGTTTTAGGAGGAACAGTAGGAGCATAAGCTCCACCTTGAGGTCCATCAGAACCAGAGGTTCCTTCAACTTTAGgtttcttctcttcctcgTCCtcctcagattcttcagaaaGATCATCAGCACGTGCTAGTTCTGGAGATCTAGGACACTCTGTTAAAGTACCACACCCACGTTTTTTAAGTACCTTCACAAGAGAATTCCACATAAGACAGCCAAGGTCTCTAAAATTATGATGTGTTATGTTCCTTAGCTGCTTACGAAGTTTAGTCCAAGGGCTATCATAACCATTTCTACTTTTTCTGTACCAACCAGTTTTAGCCTTAGGGTTTTTACTTCTAGAAGAATCAACATAGATGAGGACTGGATCCAGACTGTCACTTGAGTAGAAGGTATAGATATCAACTGGCCCATCTATGggaaattttaatgcattAGCGGATACCTTCTTCCTGTTACCACTATCAGTAGTAGAATAAAATTTAATTCCAGCTACAGTATTCCCTGATCCAATGGAGTGAATATAGGCTGTAACAGAACTTTCGTTATGTCGTTTCTTGCAAGTAACTGGAACGCTTTTAACGTAAATCTTCCCATTATTCTTACCCTTACCTCCGTGCTCATTGCAACAGTATCTCTGTTGAGCTATAGATGTTTTATGGGATAAATCTATAGTGACTCCATTATGGTTTTGGCAAGTAAAATCATCTAATTTTTTGGCAAGATTCTCACAAAGTTGCCCATTATCGCTATAGAACCCATGACCAGCGTCTTCTTGCCAACTATTGCCATCTTTATTTTGACTATAAAACCATCTAGATTTTCCATTACCAGGTGGTTTAAATTCCAGCATAAGAGGTACATTTTTGTTAACAAGTGAGGAGTATAGTCTAATCTCGGTTCCAATATACTCTCTGGTAAGGGAAATATTTATAGGAGTGCCATTCAAAGTAAGTCTAGATATAATGGCATCCTTACCACTTTCATCAGTTATTTTCTGAGATTTAATGGTGTAGTTACTGCCTGAAGGGGGCGGAGGAGAGCCAGTAGGTTTTGTATTTTTGCTCTCTATACACTCGGATTTAGATTCTTTGGGAGTAGAACCCGATTGAGAACCCTGTATTTCGAATGGAACAGCGTTGTTGAGTCGACaattaaaatcatcaagTGCCTGTAATTCACCCAGAGCATTCACTGAAATATTCCAATCATTTCCATCACTACTCTTACTATAATAGGTAGTTGTAGTATCATCACTGTCACCTATCTTTTTGGTAATTCCAAGAAGTATATTCTTACTAGGATTcccattccagtagtaaacgGAAACTT
This window encodes:
- a CDS encoding hypothetical protein (encoded by transcript BEWA_012680A) — encoded protein: MANDGVTINLSEKPEGNPYTKEYKGASTGSDQIIIKVTETTYPPNSDFLKFTHKDSGGGTQFTLAEIKDDNGEKVDVSELPKDVKNLSAYYWKYENDDGPGWNPTKALIVEVVQDGDKYSYYTRGIGSSVWFLINPFQSTQLTGKLLEEKLDEFTCEHHNAVTIDLTRNKSSQRNKYCCSYHSITDGGRVTVESVPIRCEKHHGSIPLFKYTVNTSGRGVRVAAINYYDSNNTNSPRKRIKPSELTFPIPDVRSISAFYSDNSRNPVLIYVDSSGTRPSVKGWYKQNTGGNTWENAPANLNNITPGDLENKGLDCKDNEGFKKLAEELDKLGCYGLEKCTKEIVEQQEAQAEQLRAEKGALGELESPVELGPEQEAEEKDNQEGFVAPLKAASGETADASAFEPLKDQIKEASGLTDWGIENILGAFAGVFTASCITTFVSWKLYKFYIHHSDPWVRQI
- a CDS encoding hypothetical protein (encoded by transcript BEWA_012690A), with amino-acid sequence MSTGELKLNVKCQGGDKGQCTCKGAENIPGLKAEKRTNIPVPGFTKYVHWIPGGSGGTFTLDGELKDGGKIGSEGKIPIHDVKEVSVYYWNGNPSKNILLGITKKIGDSDDTTTTYYSKSSDGNDWNISVNALGELQALDDFNCRLNNAVPFEIQGSQSGSTPKESKSECIESKNTKPTGSPPPPSGSNYTIKSQKITDESGKDAIISRLTLNGTPINISLTREYIGTEIRLYSSLVNKNVPLMLEFKPPGNGKSRWFYSQNKDGNSWQEDAGHGFYSDNGQLCENLAKKLDDFTCQNHNGVTIDLSHKTSIAQQRYCCNEHGGKGKNNGKIYVKSVPVTCKKRHNESSVTAYIHSIGSGNTVAGIKFYSTTDSGNRKKVSANALKFPIDGPVDIYTFYSSDSLDPVLIYVDSSRSKNPKAKTGWYRKSRNGYDSPWTKLRKQLRNITHHNFRDLGCLMWNSLVKVLKKRGCGTLTECPRSPELARADDLSEESEEDEEEKKPKVEGTSGSDGPQGGAYAPTVPPKTPTPARSVGAAPLGLMAIFKISSGVFGGSGAVGLAGYHLYKNSRDPWVRQMSVYGSSRGTLDTSLSTE